Proteins encoded together in one Pseudomonas arsenicoxydans window:
- a CDS encoding sn-glycerol-3-phosphate transporter, with protein MKKPWICAFLLMAQSAHALAQDDASQKNQGFWQLQTSVYTRHYSPDPDHNNNQELIGLERNEPSGWLFGGATFRNSFSQRSYYAYVGKRYESADYPVYVKVTGGAVEGYHGKYKDKIPLNHFGVAPVIIPSLGVHYGPVTTELVLLGFNAAMITAGLRF; from the coding sequence ATGAAAAAACCATGGATCTGCGCTTTTCTGCTGATGGCCCAGTCTGCCCATGCACTGGCTCAGGACGACGCGTCTCAAAAGAACCAGGGATTTTGGCAGCTGCAAACGAGCGTCTACACCCGGCACTACTCGCCGGACCCTGACCACAATAACAATCAGGAATTGATCGGGCTGGAGCGCAACGAACCCTCCGGCTGGTTGTTTGGCGGGGCGACCTTTCGCAACTCGTTCAGCCAGCGCTCTTATTACGCCTACGTCGGTAAGCGCTACGAAAGCGCGGACTACCCGGTCTATGTAAAAGTGACCGGCGGCGCCGTTGAGGGCTATCACGGCAAATACAAAGACAAAATCCCGCTCAATCACTTCGGCGTTGCGCCCGTGATCATTCCGTCATTGGGGGTTCATTACGGGCCGGTAACCACCGAGCTGGTGTTGCTCGGTTTCAATGCGGCCATGATCACCGCAGGCCTGCGATTCTAA
- a CDS encoding SOS response-associated peptidase family protein yields MCGRLSQYRGIHDFVAALSIPNALLNYAGDQPLECYNAAPTMQLALFHRDGEYLRADRVRWGWRPHWARDRAAPINARVEKVAHGPFFKDIWPHRAILAIDNWFEWVYEGGPKKQPYLIRHHDRTPILCAAIGHYPIGEHEPSEHDGFVIITADSAGGMVDIHDRRPVVLAPELAREWLDPATPKERAEQMVLLQGEPAEAFEWFQVDRAVGNVRNQGPELIMPTSKISGGDYKGNCG; encoded by the coding sequence ATGTGCGGACGCCTTTCCCAGTACCGTGGCATTCACGACTTTGTCGCGGCCCTCAGCATCCCCAACGCCCTGCTCAACTATGCCGGCGACCAGCCTTTGGAGTGCTACAACGCGGCGCCGACCATGCAGCTCGCGCTCTTTCACCGCGATGGTGAATACCTGCGTGCTGACAGGGTGCGTTGGGGCTGGCGCCCACACTGGGCCAGAGACCGTGCCGCGCCGATCAATGCCCGGGTGGAAAAGGTCGCCCATGGCCCCTTCTTCAAAGACATCTGGCCGCACCGGGCGATTCTTGCGATCGACAACTGGTTTGAGTGGGTTTACGAAGGCGGCCCGAAAAAACAGCCCTACCTGATCCGTCACCACGACCGCACGCCCATTCTCTGTGCAGCGATAGGCCATTACCCCATCGGCGAGCATGAGCCCAGCGAGCATGACGGCTTTGTGATCATCACCGCCGACAGTGCCGGCGGCATGGTGGACATTCATGATCGGCGGCCGGTGGTGCTTGCACCAGAGCTGGCGCGGGAATGGCTGGACCCGGCCACGCCCAAGGAGCGGGCCGAACAGATGGTGCTGTTGCAGGGTGAGCCGGCTGAGGCGTTTGAATGGTTTCAGGTAGATCGCGCGGTGGGCAACGTTCGCAATCAAGGGCCGGAGCTTATTATGCCAACGAGCAAGATCAGCGGCGGTGACTACAAGGGTAACTGTGGATAG
- a CDS encoding metallophosphoesterase, with amino-acid sequence MHELPEVPGVKRFAANPVGRDIAVGDIHGHFTRLQAALEAARFNPKVDRLFSVGDLIDRGPECPDALDWLDKPWFHPVCGNHDDYVVHFDTCDVDSWIFNGGLWFTKLSQAEREQFAAKFAGLPIAIEVETAQGLIGIVHADCPFPSWEQMRKELQFPESGQRLRQVQNRIMWSRSRIDQLERHGVEGLRALIVGHTPLQQPVRLGNVIHIDTAGWKPGLGYFTLLNLATLETV; translated from the coding sequence ATGCACGAATTGCCAGAGGTGCCAGGCGTAAAGCGCTTCGCCGCCAACCCGGTCGGCCGAGACATCGCCGTCGGCGACATTCATGGCCATTTCACCCGGTTGCAGGCAGCCCTGGAGGCCGCCCGGTTCAACCCGAAGGTTGATCGTTTGTTCAGTGTGGGCGATCTGATCGACCGCGGCCCCGAGTGCCCGGATGCACTGGATTGGCTGGACAAGCCATGGTTCCACCCCGTGTGTGGAAACCACGACGACTACGTGGTTCATTTCGATACGTGCGACGTCGACAGCTGGATATTCAACGGCGGCTTATGGTTTACGAAGCTGTCGCAGGCGGAGCGCGAACAGTTCGCCGCGAAATTTGCCGGGCTACCCATCGCAATCGAAGTCGAAACAGCGCAAGGCCTGATCGGCATCGTGCACGCCGACTGCCCGTTCCCTTCATGGGAACAGATGCGCAAGGAACTGCAATTCCCCGAATCCGGACAGCGCCTGAGGCAGGTGCAGAACCGCATCATGTGGTCGCGAAGCCGTATCGATCAGCTGGAGCGTCATGGCGTTGAAGGCCTGCGTGCGTTGATCGTTGGGCACACACCGCTGCAGCAACCCGTCAGATTGGGCAATGTGATTCATATCGACACCGCAGGCTGGAAGCCGGGGCTTGGGTACTTCACCCTTTTGAATCTGGCGACGCTCGAAACCGTCTGA